Genomic segment of Gloeocapsa sp. PCC 7428:
ACACCCGATTCTGTTCGTGCTGCGGTCAAGTTTTTTGGTCAAGATTGGCACTGGAATGTTTGGGAAAATCTGCACTACAGCGTCAAAACAGGCAAACCCGCGTTTGAGCATCTCTACGGACAAGGATTATTTGAATATTACCAAGATCCCGAAGTTGCGCGCGTTTCAAGCGAGTCTAAAGCAAGTATTTCACAACGTGCAGCGCAGTCACTCCTGGCAAATTATGACTTTTCGTCGATGCACAAGGTGGTGGACATTGGGATTTATGCAAGCGCTAGCACAATTATTGCACTTTTGCAAGCACATCCCACAATGCAAGGAGTACTTTTTGATTTTCCCTCGGCGATCGCGGCGGCGACTCCAGCAATTGAATCCGCCCAAATTGGCGATCGCGCTCGACTTGTTGCAGGGAATTGTTTAGATTCAGTACCCAGTGATGGTGATGCGTACATTTTGATGTTTGTCGTTCACAACTGGGACGACGATCGCGCGGTGAAACTGCTAAAAAACTGTCGCGAGGCGATGATAGCCGACGGCAAACTTTTAATCGTAGAAATGATTATGCCTCCTGGTAATGCGCCGTTTGTTGGTAAGTTAATCGACTTAGAGTCGTTACTCACAACTCCTGGCGGTTACGAACGTAGCGAAGCGCAATACCGATCGCTCTTAGAAGCCGCTGGCTTTAAAGTAACACGCATTATCCCGACACAAACTGCCAATAGCATCATCGAAGCTGTACGCGCTTAAATCAAGGAGCTATTTTTAATGGTTGTTCAAACAAAACCAGCATCGCAATTTCAATCGGCAGAGGAGATGCCTGGTAGCTTTGGTAAGCTATTTGGAGGTGAGACAAAAGAGCTATTTCGAGACGAAGAACTTTTTTACTGGGAACACTTTCAGCGTTACGGTTCAGTTTTTAAATCGCGAATCTTTGGCAAAAATTTTGCCTTTTTAATTGGTCCTGATGCTAATCGCTTAGTGTTAGGAGAGAAAGCCGATCATCTCTCTGCGCGGTTAGGTTGGATTTTTTTAGAACCTATTTTTGGTAAAGGTTTACTCTTACAAGATGGTGCAGAACATCAAGCAACGCGCCGCTTAATGTATCCTGCAATGCACGGGCGATCGCTGACAAATTACTTTGATACGATCCAAGAAATTGTAGACAAATTTTTTGCAGATTGGACAGCAGGAAAGACGATTTCCCTCATAGAGGAGTTTACCAATCTTTCAACAACAATTGCAATTCGCTTGATTTTGGGAACGGAAACTGATAGTGAATTTGCCGAAGCAACGCAGTATTTTTTAGCAATGCTCACTGGGCGACGCGCAAAGCTCAAAATTGATATTCCCCAAACTTTATATGGGCGATCGCAGCAAGCAAGGCGAAACTTACAAGCTTTTTTACGCCGCAAAATTGCCCAACGCAAACAACAAGGCTCATTACAAGAGTCCCGCGACTTTTTAGGATTGCTACTCGCGGCTGTTGATGAAAATGGCAACTCGCTCAGTGAATCAGATATCATTGACCAACTGCTGATGGTACTCTTTGCAGGACATGAAAATCCAGCGGTACTCCTTTCGTGGTTAATGTTTGAATTGGTAGCGCATCCAGAATGGCGCGATCGCCTCCGCAACGAATACGCCCAAGTCGTCGGAAATGAACCCCTAAACTTATCGCATCTCAAACAACTTCCTCTAACCAGTTACGCGCTAAAAGAGGTAGAACGCCTATATCCTCCTGTACAAAATATCTCGCGTGGCGTTGTCAAAGATATTCATTACGCAGGCTACTGCATCCCCGCAGGCTGGTACGTCGATATTTCCCCACTACTAACGCATCGTCTTCCAGAAATCTACACCGACCCCGATCGC
This window contains:
- a CDS encoding methyltransferase, with the translated sequence MTATKPNTNMPPDLPPQVAMMQMLGGLRVARLIYAAAELGIADLLADGSKSIDELAQATDTHAPSLYRLMRSLASVGIFAEYERCFSLTPLAEFLQSDTPDSVRAAVKFFGQDWHWNVWENLHYSVKTGKPAFEHLYGQGLFEYYQDPEVARVSSESKASISQRAAQSLLANYDFSSMHKVVDIGIYASASTIIALLQAHPTMQGVLFDFPSAIAAATPAIESAQIGDRARLVAGNCLDSVPSDGDAYILMFVVHNWDDDRAVKLLKNCREAMIADGKLLIVEMIMPPGNAPFVGKLIDLESLLTTPGGYERSEAQYRSLLEAAGFKVTRIIPTQTANSIIEAVRA
- a CDS encoding cytochrome P450; this encodes MVVQTKPASQFQSAEEMPGSFGKLFGGETKELFRDEELFYWEHFQRYGSVFKSRIFGKNFAFLIGPDANRLVLGEKADHLSARLGWIFLEPIFGKGLLLQDGAEHQATRRLMYPAMHGRSLTNYFDTIQEIVDKFFADWTAGKTISLIEEFTNLSTTIAIRLILGTETDSEFAEATQYFLAMLTGRRAKLKIDIPQTLYGRSQQARRNLQAFLRRKIAQRKQQGSLQESRDFLGLLLAAVDENGNSLSESDIIDQLLMVLFAGHENPAVLLSWLMFELVAHPEWRDRLRNEYAQVVGNEPLNLSHLKQLPLTSYALKEVERLYPPVQNISRGVVKDIHYAGYCIPAGWYVDISPLLTHRLPEIYTDPDRFDPDRFAPPREEDKKHPFALVGFGSGPHSCLGWQFAQMEMKIILSKLLRYDWSISPEPSTAFPVRQPSQFQDSLQAHIKPPA